From one Micromonospora siamensis genomic stretch:
- a CDS encoding LCP family protein: MSASMPALPLPRLHRGAGRASVPRPGSGDRPRGAGATWYPSHDDAPRTGGPAGPGGPGGPVGPDGPGGPGRRGPRPRWGRIGLVVGVALLVLALIGAGGAWFYARNLNDDLNRMDPFAQITGGRPAKAVNGALNILLVGTDSRDPDAPVDKAGKWRADTIIVMHIPADHKSAYLVSIPRDLYVPIPENAGAPCDSGRRAKINAAFAFGGVPLAVRTIECFTDVRIDHAMSIDFAGFKKVTDALGGVDLPVERTIKSIHKPYRTFTKGTNHMNGEEALDWIRQRKQFPQGDFARMRHQQEFLRALMDKAASSGTLANPGKLDDFLKAVTDATTVDKDFQVLDMAVQFRNLRGQNLTFITSPNKGSENINGESVVVSDREKALGMYKAMTQDTMADWVAANQQPAGN, translated from the coding sequence ATGTCAGCGAGCATGCCCGCCCTTCCGCTTCCCCGCCTGCACCGCGGCGCGGGTCGTGCCTCCGTGCCCCGACCGGGCAGCGGGGACCGGCCGCGCGGCGCGGGCGCGACGTGGTACCCGTCGCACGACGACGCGCCGCGTACCGGCGGACCGGCCGGGCCCGGCGGCCCGGGCGGACCAGTGGGACCGGACGGCCCGGGCGGACCGGGCCGGCGTGGGCCACGGCCCCGCTGGGGCCGGATCGGCCTGGTGGTGGGGGTGGCCCTGCTGGTGCTGGCGCTGATCGGCGCCGGCGGCGCGTGGTTCTACGCCCGCAACCTCAACGACGACCTCAACCGGATGGACCCGTTCGCGCAGATCACCGGTGGCCGGCCGGCCAAGGCGGTCAACGGGGCGCTGAACATCCTGCTGGTGGGCACGGACTCGCGGGACCCGGACGCGCCGGTCGACAAGGCCGGCAAGTGGCGCGCGGACACGATCATCGTCATGCACATCCCGGCCGACCACAAGTCCGCCTACCTGGTCTCCATCCCGCGTGACCTCTACGTGCCCATTCCGGAGAACGCCGGCGCGCCGTGCGACTCGGGACGACGGGCGAAGATCAACGCGGCCTTCGCGTTCGGCGGCGTGCCGCTGGCCGTCCGGACCATCGAGTGCTTCACCGACGTACGCATCGACCACGCCATGTCGATCGACTTCGCCGGGTTCAAGAAGGTGACCGACGCGCTCGGCGGGGTGGACCTGCCGGTGGAGCGGACCATCAAGTCCATCCACAAGCCGTACCGGACCTTCACCAAGGGCACGAACCACATGAACGGCGAGGAGGCGCTGGACTGGATCCGCCAGCGCAAGCAGTTCCCGCAGGGGGACTTCGCCCGGATGCGGCACCAGCAGGAGTTCCTGCGGGCCCTGATGGACAAGGCGGCGAGCAGCGGCACGCTGGCCAATCCGGGCAAGCTGGACGACTTCCTCAAGGCGGTCACCGACGCCACCACCGTGGACAAGGACTTCCAGGTGCTCGACATGGCGGTGCAGTTCCGCAACCTGCGGGGGCAGAACCTCACCTTCATCACCAGCCCGAACAAGGGCAGCGAGAACATCAACGGTGAGTCGGTGGTGGTCTCCGACCGGGAGAAGGCACTGGGGATGTACAAGGCGATGACCCAGGACACGATGGCCGACTGGGTCGCCGCCAACCAGCAGCCCGCCGGCAACTGA
- a CDS encoding LCP family protein, whose product MSASARVPSGPPAQPGDGGTRTGGKPRKRTRSKDPLWARLTVIIGAVLMMTSGVAIVGSKAVIGQATGDIAQRNLLGGAGKSDAEGGANLDGPIDLLLLGVDAREQWAADDVRSDSIIVLHIPASHDQAYMISIPRDTEAQIPPFKKSGYRGGTDKINAAFQAGARNGGGWEGGAQLMAQTIKNMTGVSFDGAAIINFGGFKKVIDALGSVRLCVSQDVKSIHMGLVNGKPKYIANAKLDGDKWEPLVHKKGCREMSGALALDFARQRYGLKNSDYDRQQNQQQLIKAMARKATQNGTLTNPVKLQKLTKAAGESLVLDTGGVPVADFIFTMRGVTANDLVMLRTNAGTYNRVSETNTREALSPTTLEMFKAVKEDKLAEFVFANPSVLSTRK is encoded by the coding sequence ATGAGCGCCTCCGCCCGGGTTCCGTCGGGCCCGCCGGCCCAGCCGGGCGATGGCGGCACCCGCACCGGGGGTAAGCCGCGCAAGCGCACCCGGAGCAAGGACCCGCTCTGGGCCCGACTCACCGTCATCATCGGCGCGGTGCTGATGATGACCAGCGGCGTGGCCATCGTCGGCAGCAAGGCCGTGATCGGCCAGGCCACCGGGGACATCGCCCAGCGCAACCTGCTCGGCGGCGCGGGCAAGTCGGACGCCGAGGGCGGCGCCAACCTGGACGGCCCGATCGACCTGCTCCTGCTCGGCGTCGACGCCCGCGAGCAGTGGGCCGCCGACGACGTCCGGTCGGACAGCATCATCGTGCTGCACATCCCGGCGTCGCACGACCAGGCGTACATGATCTCCATCCCGCGCGACACCGAGGCGCAGATCCCGCCGTTCAAGAAGAGCGGCTACCGGGGCGGCACCGACAAGATCAACGCGGCCTTCCAGGCCGGCGCCCGCAACGGCGGCGGCTGGGAGGGCGGTGCCCAGCTGATGGCCCAGACCATCAAGAACATGACCGGCGTCAGCTTCGACGGCGCCGCGATCATCAACTTCGGTGGCTTCAAGAAGGTCATCGACGCGCTCGGCTCGGTCCGGCTCTGCGTCAGCCAGGACGTCAAGTCGATCCACATGGGCCTGGTCAACGGCAAGCCGAAGTACATCGCCAACGCCAAGCTCGACGGCGACAAGTGGGAGCCGCTGGTCCACAAGAAGGGCTGCCGGGAGATGTCCGGCGCGCTCGCCCTCGACTTCGCCCGGCAGCGCTACGGCCTGAAGAACAGCGACTACGACCGCCAGCAGAACCAGCAGCAGCTGATCAAGGCGATGGCCCGCAAGGCCACCCAGAACGGCACCCTGACGAACCCGGTCAAGCTGCAGAAGCTGACCAAGGCGGCCGGCGAGTCGCTGGTGCTGGACACCGGCGGCGTCCCGGTCGCGGACTTCATCTTCACCATGCGCGGCGTCACCGCCAACGACCTGGTCATGCTGCGGACCAACGCCGGCACGTACAACAGGGTCTCGGAAACCAACACCCGTGAGGCGTTGAGCCCGACCACGCTGGAGATGTTCAAGGCGGTCAAGGAGGACAAGCTCGCCGAGTTCGTCTTCGCGAACCCGAGCGTCCTCTCCACCCGCAAGTAA
- a CDS encoding LCP family protein codes for MGGGWGGRVPRRGPRWPGWLLRVGLALVLLAGLAVVGVKLLAARYERSVAREELLDPAARQHRSDLSEDLNYLLVGSDQRPGASGDDQRSDTILIVHVPAGMRQAYLISVPRDLLVTIPATGGWGGGRDKINAAYEHGGGGEGGTRLLSATLTRLTGLRFDGAALVDFAGFRTVIDLLGGIRMCVDTPVRSIHTGTSFQPGCQQMDGARALDYVRQRYGLPGGDYDRQRHQQQLLRAMLDRAGQTNLRGDPVKLDRVIRAAGASLTVDTNGVPLDDLVLALRALPADGLRGVQLPSYPQTIDGVSYVLLDDAGNGLFAAVRDGKATQWAAANPRWITRL; via the coding sequence GTGGGTGGCGGGTGGGGAGGGCGCGTCCCCCGCCGCGGGCCCCGTTGGCCGGGATGGCTGCTCCGCGTCGGACTGGCCCTGGTCCTGCTGGCCGGCCTCGCCGTGGTGGGCGTGAAGCTGCTCGCCGCCCGCTACGAACGCTCGGTGGCCCGCGAGGAGCTGCTGGACCCGGCGGCGCGGCAACACCGCAGCGACCTCTCCGAGGACCTGAACTACCTGCTGGTCGGCTCGGACCAGCGGCCCGGGGCGAGCGGCGACGACCAACGCTCCGACACCATCCTGATCGTGCACGTCCCGGCCGGGATGCGGCAGGCGTACCTGATCTCCGTCCCGCGGGACCTGCTGGTGACGATCCCGGCCACCGGTGGCTGGGGCGGGGGCCGGGACAAGATCAATGCGGCGTACGAGCACGGCGGCGGGGGCGAGGGCGGCACCCGGCTCCTCTCGGCCACCCTCACCCGGCTCACCGGACTGCGCTTCGACGGCGCCGCCCTGGTGGACTTCGCCGGTTTCCGTACCGTCATCGACCTGCTCGGCGGGATCCGGATGTGCGTCGACACGCCGGTCCGGTCGATCCACACCGGCACCTCGTTCCAGCCCGGCTGCCAGCAGATGGACGGGGCCCGCGCCCTCGACTACGTCCGCCAGCGGTACGGGCTGCCCGGCGGCGACTACGACCGGCAGCGCCACCAGCAGCAGCTGCTGCGGGCGATGCTGGACCGGGCCGGCCAGACCAACCTGCGCGGCGACCCGGTGAAGCTGGACCGGGTGATCCGGGCGGCGGGCGCCTCGCTCACCGTGGACACCAACGGCGTACCCCTGGACGACCTGGTCCTCGCGCTCCGCGCGCTGCCGGCCGACGGCCTGCGCGGCGTGCAGCTGCCGTCCTACCCGCAGACCATCGACGGCGTGTCGTACGTCCTCCTCGACGACGCCGGAAACGGCCTCTTCGCCGCCGTCCGGGACGGGAAGGCGACGCAGTGGGCGGCGGCCAACCCGCGGTGG
- a CDS encoding DUF485 domain-containing protein, whose amino-acid sequence MSTDTPASAPAESAAERYLAVQRSDEFAGLRRALRGFVFPMTVAFFLWYALYVILSAYARGFMGTKLIGNINVALVFGLLQFVSTFVIAWLYSRFADRRIDPVADRIRAEIGEVTHEHGPRG is encoded by the coding sequence ATGTCCACGGACACACCCGCGTCCGCCCCGGCCGAGTCGGCGGCGGAGCGATACCTGGCCGTACAACGGTCGGACGAGTTCGCCGGGTTGCGGCGCGCGCTGCGCGGCTTCGTCTTCCCGATGACCGTCGCGTTCTTCCTGTGGTACGCGCTCTACGTGATCCTGTCCGCGTACGCGCGGGGCTTCATGGGCACGAAGCTGATCGGCAACATCAACGTGGCGCTGGTCTTCGGCCTGCTCCAGTTCGTCTCGACGTTCGTGATCGCCTGGCTCTACTCCCGGTTCGCCGACCGGCGGATCGACCCGGTCGCCGACCGGATCCGCGCCGAGATCGGGGAGGTGACCCATGAGCACGGTCCTCGCGGCTGA
- a CDS encoding flavin reductase family protein — MEYRGDRTGLLIYLGALLAEAGDQLAQLNGHARPDGLHERFLGWARARGGTMFHVNHEPGAEIHHTDPFAVPSGQRSPVRRLRGRLAAPVTLWTAPGPAGLTVSSTLVAEGEPDRLLGLVDAESDLWAAIEAAGRFAVAPLGPPHRQLADRFAGLFPSPGGLFATGPWTDTDYGPVPTDAGGWAGCRLDTAREYGWALLVEATIETVDLAEETAPLLHYRGRYHDLT; from the coding sequence GTGGAGTACCGGGGCGACCGGACCGGGCTGCTGATCTACCTGGGCGCACTGCTCGCCGAGGCGGGTGACCAGCTGGCCCAGCTCAACGGGCACGCCCGGCCCGACGGGCTGCACGAACGCTTCCTGGGTTGGGCGCGGGCCCGGGGCGGCACAATGTTTCACGTGAATCATGAGCCGGGCGCCGAGATCCACCACACCGACCCGTTCGCCGTGCCGAGCGGCCAACGCTCACCGGTCCGCCGGCTGCGCGGCCGGCTCGCGGCGCCGGTTACCCTCTGGACCGCACCCGGCCCGGCTGGGCTGACCGTCTCGTCCACCCTGGTCGCCGAGGGTGAACCGGACCGGCTGCTCGGCCTGGTCGACGCCGAGTCGGACCTGTGGGCGGCGATCGAGGCCGCCGGCCGCTTCGCGGTGGCGCCGCTCGGCCCGCCGCACCGGCAGCTCGCCGACCGCTTCGCCGGCCTCTTCCCGTCCCCCGGCGGGCTCTTCGCCACCGGCCCGTGGACCGACACCGACTACGGCCCGGTCCCGACGGACGCGGGCGGCTGGGCCGGGTGTCGACTGGACACCGCCCGGGAGTACGGCTGGGCGCTGCTCGTCGAGGCCACCATCGAGACCGTCGACCTGGCCGAGGAGACCGCCCCGCTGCTGCACTACCGCGGGCGCTACCACGACCTCACCTGA
- a CDS encoding helix-turn-helix domain-containing protein, producing the protein MNVEMWIRALKAARAGADVSQEALAASIRWSPSTVAAIETGRRRPTMEFAVAADEALGTGGLLAGLLKEDAGKVGPSWFESWPVQEERAVRLCCFEPCLVPGLLQTEEYARAVVSAGGLYRDDRLDQIVTLRLARQRLLHREEPPDCVFVIDESALRRSVGGPAVMDRQLGRLLEVADLPHVRLHVLPLAVGAHASMGGGFVLAELPGNDRLLCLDNAARGQIADYPEWTGLVQRKWEHLLGEALSRAASADLINKLKVTP; encoded by the coding sequence ATGAACGTCGAGATGTGGATCCGGGCGTTGAAGGCCGCCCGGGCCGGCGCGGACGTCTCCCAGGAAGCGTTGGCCGCCTCGATCCGGTGGAGCCCGTCCACGGTCGCCGCCATCGAGACCGGCCGCCGCCGCCCGACGATGGAGTTCGCCGTGGCCGCCGACGAGGCCCTGGGCACCGGCGGCCTCCTCGCCGGCCTGCTCAAGGAGGACGCCGGGAAAGTCGGACCCTCCTGGTTCGAGTCGTGGCCCGTGCAGGAGGAGCGCGCCGTTCGGCTGTGCTGCTTCGAGCCCTGCCTGGTGCCCGGCCTGCTGCAAACCGAGGAGTACGCCCGTGCGGTCGTCTCCGCCGGCGGGCTGTACCGCGATGACCGGCTGGACCAGATCGTCACCCTCCGCCTGGCCCGTCAGCGGTTGCTACACCGCGAGGAGCCACCCGACTGTGTCTTCGTCATCGACGAGAGCGCGTTACGTAGGTCAGTCGGGGGACCGGCTGTCATGGACCGCCAGTTGGGCCGACTGCTCGAAGTTGCCGATCTGCCGCACGTGCGGCTGCATGTTCTCCCGTTGGCGGTCGGCGCTCACGCGTCGATGGGCGGAGGTTTCGTCCTCGCAGAGCTGCCCGGGAACGACCGACTGCTCTGTCTCGACAATGCGGCGCGCGGCCAGATCGCGGACTACCCCGAGTGGACCGGACTCGTGCAGCGCAAGTGGGAGCATCTACTCGGTGAGGCACTGAGCAGAGCCGCCTCCGCTGACCTGATCAACAAGCTGAAGGTGACGCCATGA
- a CDS encoding NAD-dependent epimerase/dehydratase family protein — MKVAPRFGTGHRVLVTGGAGFVPSHLVDVLVSRGCTVVAVDNFITGSKDNVAHLLEKPTFTLIEADVTEGLPTYHPATAERFDAILHMASPASPTDFTQIPLEILRVGSVGTLNLLERAVADGARFLMASTSEAYGDPREHPQRETYWGNVNPIGVRSVYDEAKRFSEAATMAYHRYRGLDAAIVRIFNTYGPRMRPDDGRAIPTFISQALRNEPITVHGTGQQTRSICYVEDLVRGILLLLDSTETGPVNCGTEHEMTMRQLAELIVSLSGSTSQVTYVTRSADDPEMRRPDLTLARELLGYEPAVAPEDGLRRTIEYFRERLG; from the coding sequence ATGAAGGTTGCCCCGCGCTTCGGAACCGGTCACCGCGTCCTCGTCACCGGAGGGGCCGGCTTCGTGCCGTCGCACCTGGTCGACGTGCTCGTCTCCCGCGGCTGCACGGTGGTGGCGGTGGACAACTTCATCACCGGTTCCAAGGACAACGTCGCGCACCTGCTCGAGAAGCCGACCTTCACGCTGATCGAGGCCGACGTCACCGAGGGCCTGCCGACCTACCACCCGGCGACGGCGGAGCGGTTCGACGCGATCCTGCACATGGCCTCGCCGGCCAGCCCCACCGACTTCACCCAGATCCCGCTGGAGATCCTCCGGGTCGGCTCGGTGGGCACGCTCAACCTGCTCGAGCGGGCGGTGGCCGACGGCGCCCGGTTCCTGATGGCCTCCACCTCCGAGGCGTACGGGGACCCGCGGGAGCACCCGCAGCGGGAGACGTACTGGGGCAACGTCAACCCGATCGGCGTCCGCAGCGTCTACGACGAGGCGAAGCGCTTCTCCGAGGCAGCCACCATGGCCTACCACCGCTACCGGGGCCTGGACGCCGCGATCGTCCGGATCTTCAACACGTACGGGCCGCGGATGCGGCCGGACGACGGGCGGGCCATCCCCACCTTCATCTCCCAGGCGCTGCGCAACGAGCCGATCACCGTGCACGGCACCGGGCAGCAGACCCGCTCGATCTGCTACGTCGAGGATCTGGTCCGGGGCATCCTGCTGCTGCTCGACTCCACCGAGACCGGGCCGGTCAACTGCGGCACCGAACACGAGATGACCATGCGGCAACTCGCCGAGTTGATCGTGTCACTCTCCGGAAGCACGTCACAGGTGACGTACGTCACCCGCAGCGCAGACGACCCGGAGATGCGCCGCCCCGATCTCACCCTCGCCCGTGAACTGCTCGGATACGAGCCCGCCGTGGCGCCCGAAGACGGCCTCCGACGCACGATCGAGTACTTCCGCGAGCGGCTAGGGTAA
- a CDS encoding solute symporter family protein, with translation MSTVLAAEAGSTTARNLTITLFLIFVAITLAITIWASRQTKTATDFYAGGRSFSGFQNGMAIGGDYMSAASFLGIAGIIALYGYDGFLYSIGFLVAWLVALLLVAELLRNSGRYTMADVLAFRMRQRPVRTAAAVSTITVSIFYLLAQMVGAGALVALLLGIKPGTTFLGMSADTAKIATIIMVGALMIIYVTVGGMKGTTYVQIVKAFLLMTGAILMTVLVLAKFNFNLSALLGQAAESSGKGSAFLEPGLRYGKEVAGDATQTFYNKMDLLSLGIALVLGTAGLPHILIRFYTVPTAKAARKSVLWAIGIIGAFYLLTLALGFGAAALVGGKAITEQDKAGNTAAPQLAEALGKDFFGGSLGGATLLAIIAAVAFATILAVVAGLTLASSSSLAHDFYANVIKNGQASERQEVRVARISALVIGAVSIALSIYAQSLNVAFLVALAFAVAASGNLPAILYSLFWRRFNTSGAVWAIYGGLISAVVLVFFSPVVSGSATAMFPDHDWHWFPLSNPGLISIPIGFLCGWIGTVISKERDDAKYAELEVRSLTGAGAH, from the coding sequence ATGAGCACGGTCCTCGCGGCTGAGGCGGGCAGCACCACCGCCCGGAACCTGACCATCACGCTCTTCCTGATCTTCGTGGCGATCACGCTGGCCATCACCATCTGGGCCAGCCGGCAGACCAAGACCGCCACCGACTTCTACGCCGGCGGTCGGTCCTTCTCCGGCTTCCAGAACGGCATGGCCATCGGCGGCGACTACATGTCGGCGGCGTCGTTCCTCGGCATCGCCGGCATCATCGCCCTCTACGGCTACGACGGCTTCCTCTACTCGATCGGCTTCCTGGTCGCCTGGCTGGTGGCCCTGCTGCTGGTGGCGGAACTGCTGCGCAACTCCGGCCGGTACACGATGGCCGACGTGCTGGCGTTCCGGATGCGGCAGCGGCCGGTGCGGACCGCCGCAGCGGTCTCCACCATCACCGTGTCGATCTTCTACCTGCTGGCCCAGATGGTCGGCGCCGGCGCGCTGGTGGCGCTGCTGCTCGGCATCAAGCCCGGCACCACCTTCCTCGGCATGAGCGCGGACACCGCCAAGATCGCGACGATCATCATGGTCGGCGCCCTGATGATCATCTACGTCACCGTGGGCGGCATGAAGGGCACCACGTACGTCCAGATCGTCAAGGCGTTCCTGCTGATGACCGGCGCCATCCTGATGACCGTGCTGGTGCTGGCCAAGTTCAACTTCAACCTGTCGGCGCTGCTCGGTCAGGCGGCCGAGTCCTCCGGCAAGGGCAGCGCGTTCCTCGAACCCGGCCTGCGCTACGGCAAGGAGGTCGCCGGCGACGCCACCCAGACCTTCTACAACAAGATGGACCTGCTGTCGCTCGGCATCGCCCTGGTGCTCGGCACCGCCGGCCTGCCGCACATCCTGATCCGCTTCTACACCGTGCCGACAGCGAAGGCCGCCCGCAAGAGCGTGCTCTGGGCGATCGGCATCATCGGCGCGTTCTACCTGCTCACCCTCGCCCTCGGCTTCGGCGCGGCGGCGCTGGTCGGCGGCAAGGCGATCACCGAGCAGGACAAGGCCGGCAACACCGCCGCGCCGCAGCTCGCCGAGGCGCTCGGCAAGGACTTCTTCGGCGGCAGCCTCGGCGGGGCCACCCTGCTGGCGATCATCGCGGCGGTCGCCTTCGCCACCATCCTGGCCGTGGTCGCCGGGCTCACCCTGGCCTCCTCGTCCAGCCTGGCGCACGACTTCTACGCCAACGTCATCAAGAACGGGCAGGCGTCGGAGCGCCAGGAGGTACGGGTCGCCCGGATCTCCGCCCTGGTCATCGGCGCGGTCTCGATCGCGCTGTCGATCTACGCGCAGAGCCTGAACGTGGCGTTCCTGGTGGCGCTCGCCTTCGCAGTGGCCGCCTCCGGCAACCTGCCGGCGATCCTCTACAGCCTGTTCTGGCGACGGTTCAACACCTCGGGAGCGGTCTGGGCCATCTACGGCGGCCTGATCTCCGCCGTGGTGCTGGTCTTCTTCTCCCCGGTGGTCTCCGGCTCGGCCACCGCCATGTTCCCGGACCACGACTGGCACTGGTTCCCGCTGTCCAACCCGGGTCTGATCTCCATCCCGATCGGCTTCCTGTGCGGCTGGATCGGCACGGTCATCTCCAAGGAACGTGACGACGCCAAGTACGCCGAACTGGAGGTCCGGTCGCTCACCGGCGCCGGCGCGCACTGA
- a CDS encoding DUF397 domain-containing protein — MRLVAPLWRKATRSANEGNCVEVADNLPGMVLVRDSKDRSGPTLTFTPAAWRTFVAGTRHTG; from the coding sequence ATGAGACTGGTCGCGCCGCTCTGGCGTAAGGCGACCCGATCCGCCAACGAGGGCAACTGTGTCGAGGTGGCGGACAATCTGCCCGGCATGGTGCTGGTGCGGGACAGCAAGGACCGCTCCGGCCCGACGCTCACGTTCACCCCGGCCGCCTGGCGGACGTTCGTCGCCGGCACCCGCCACACCGGCTGA